Proteins from a genomic interval of Corynebacterium deserti GIMN1.010:
- a CDS encoding LacI family DNA-binding transcriptional regulator, whose protein sequence is MSKVVRGHRSKVLETFLTVQISDNENAPTSADLARQLGVSRASVSYALNGKPGVSPTLRKKIITSALEMGLIEKADVATTTGSIGMILADVGNPFYADIAKAATAAARKHSVELVLSHSEDDPTSIAKAARNMVRIGVKGIILTTLNIGEGELIREMRKEHTPLVLLSRRMPQLEDIPFDGIDDFRAGYELMRHVVDHGYTDIAIATGGFSSYATSQRIRGFLAAAYESGIEIPKTSIMSTKLNRLGGDIAAEYLLDRGRLPQVVVCGADAIATDLINRLSLAGVTVPKDIAIVGFDGIAGTESPFLDLTTIVQPTAEMAQGSIEKILKLAVGGKVDNPISIHKHKLHIGSSCGEHLSG, encoded by the coding sequence ATGTCCAAAGTTGTTAGAGGTCACAGATCAAAAGTCCTCGAAACATTTCTTACTGTCCAAATTTCGGACAATGAGAATGCACCAACTTCGGCAGATCTTGCTCGGCAACTTGGTGTATCTCGCGCATCGGTCAGCTACGCACTCAATGGAAAGCCCGGAGTATCTCCGACTTTGAGAAAGAAAATCATTACCTCAGCCCTAGAGATGGGGCTGATTGAAAAAGCCGACGTAGCCACAACCACAGGCTCCATCGGAATGATTTTGGCAGATGTGGGAAACCCTTTTTACGCAGACATCGCTAAAGCAGCAACAGCAGCGGCTCGAAAGCATTCTGTTGAACTCGTCCTCTCCCATAGTGAAGACGATCCAACATCAATTGCTAAGGCTGCTCGCAATATGGTGAGAATCGGCGTTAAAGGCATCATTCTTACCACCCTCAACATTGGGGAAGGAGAGTTGATCCGGGAGATGCGTAAAGAACACACACCATTGGTTCTATTGTCTCGCCGGATGCCTCAGCTGGAAGATATTCCGTTCGACGGCATCGATGATTTTCGTGCTGGATATGAGCTAATGCGCCACGTGGTCGACCATGGCTACACGGACATTGCCATCGCAACTGGTGGATTTTCCTCTTATGCAACCAGTCAGAGAATCAGAGGCTTTCTCGCTGCGGCATATGAATCAGGAATTGAGATTCCAAAGACAAGCATCATGTCTACCAAGCTCAATCGTCTTGGTGGAGATATTGCAGCTGAGTATTTGCTTGACAGAGGTCGGCTCCCGCAGGTTGTGGTTTGTGGAGCCGATGCCATTGCTACTGATCTGATCAACCGGTTGTCACTGGCAGGCGTCACAGTACCAAAGGACATTGCGATTGTTGGTTTCGATGGGATTGCAGGAACTGAGAGCCCCTTCTTGGATCTGACTACCATCGTGCAACCCACTGCCGAGATGGCACAGGGGTCTATTGAAAAGATTCTCAAGCTTGCTGTCGGTGGCAAAGTGGATAACCCCATCAGCATCCATAAGCACAAGCTTCATATTGGATCTTCGTGCGGTGAACACCTTTCGGGTTAA
- the fabG gene encoding 3-oxoacyl-ACP reductase FabG → MTYLPFAGKNAIVTGASRGIGRGIALKLAERGARVVVADVNLEAAQETAEVCGNGSFAIALDVSNADAVRQTVADLIQKLEKVDILVNNAGINRDAMLHKMTDAEWDSVLAVDLSGVFYMCREVGTHMRTNQYGRIVNVASASWMGNIGQTNYAAAKGGVVSLTRSISKELAFKNVTANAICPGFILTEMTKAIPEKIFNQQLERIPLGRAGEPEDVANLVAFLASDDASYLTGEVINIGGGYKL, encoded by the coding sequence ATGACTTACCTTCCATTCGCAGGAAAGAACGCTATAGTAACTGGTGCTTCCCGAGGCATTGGTCGCGGTATTGCGCTTAAGCTCGCAGAGCGTGGAGCACGAGTAGTTGTCGCAGATGTCAACCTTGAAGCGGCTCAGGAAACAGCCGAAGTCTGCGGTAACGGTTCTTTCGCCATCGCACTTGACGTCTCCAACGCAGATGCAGTCCGTCAAACCGTTGCGGATCTGATTCAAAAACTGGAAAAGGTCGACATCCTCGTTAACAATGCCGGCATTAACCGAGATGCCATGTTGCACAAGATGACTGATGCAGAGTGGGATTCCGTATTAGCAGTGGATCTCTCCGGCGTGTTCTATATGTGCCGTGAAGTAGGTACCCACATGCGTACCAACCAATACGGACGCATTGTCAATGTCGCATCAGCGTCCTGGATGGGCAATATCGGTCAGACCAACTACGCGGCTGCGAAGGGTGGAGTCGTGTCCCTGACCAGGTCAATCTCCAAAGAGCTGGCATTTAAGAATGTTACAGCCAACGCAATTTGCCCTGGTTTCATCCTCACCGAAATGACCAAGGCCATTCCAGAGAAAATCTTCAACCAGCAGCTCGAACGCATTCCACTCGGGCGTGCAGGCGAACCTGAAGATGTGGCAAATCTCGTAGCATTCCTCGCTTCAGACGATGCTTCATACCTCACCGGCGAGGTCATCAACATCGGCGGAGGCTACAAGCTGTGA
- a CDS encoding CoA-transferase: protein MTKLIDASQVPSLIKNGDTVVSDGMTMMGVADEAFKVIEESFLSTFQPRDLTWVHAAGQSNRVDGLARVAHEGLVKRVVGSHWGLNPSMGELLGDNKAEGICLPQGQMSTLFRTIAAGRPGQLSTVGIGTYIDPRNGGGRINERAETSVKADEYVEVLDLHGEEYLFYKSFPLNVAIIRGDVIDENGNLSHREEVSGLDALAIAQATHNSGGIVIAQVKEVVAPGQIDARDVVVPAPLVDYAFVTSDAATYHRQSHSFPEFNPDLISGHMAAEKLEEAFAVQETPEHRLAVGQRGISLVKSGDVINVGTGIPADTVGKALALSGILNEVHLTVESGTYSGLPLGVIDFGCSIHPEAIIGHPQQMDFYNGGGVDITFMGAGQIDGSGDINVSHLGGKAIGCGGFMDIVDGAKTVCFLVSAGGKHNKYVDKVSQVSFSGVHTLKKGTKVYVATEFYLLQFTDNGWVLLEAEDTPQAKEALARIPFDVKKG from the coding sequence GTGACAAAGCTTATCGACGCTTCCCAGGTTCCTTCACTCATCAAAAACGGAGACACCGTCGTCTCCGACGGAATGACGATGATGGGCGTGGCCGATGAAGCATTCAAAGTCATTGAAGAGTCATTCCTTTCCACATTTCAGCCGCGAGACCTCACCTGGGTTCATGCAGCAGGTCAATCAAACCGAGTAGATGGTCTAGCTCGTGTCGCACACGAAGGTCTGGTCAAACGAGTTGTCGGTTCCCACTGGGGTCTAAACCCGTCAATGGGAGAGCTGCTCGGAGACAATAAGGCTGAAGGAATTTGCCTGCCACAGGGGCAAATGTCCACGCTATTTCGTACCATTGCCGCTGGACGTCCAGGTCAACTTTCTACCGTAGGAATCGGCACCTACATTGATCCCCGCAATGGTGGCGGTCGAATCAATGAACGTGCGGAGACGAGTGTCAAAGCTGACGAATACGTCGAAGTTCTTGATCTCCACGGCGAGGAATATCTTTTCTACAAGAGCTTCCCGCTCAACGTCGCCATCATCCGCGGCGATGTGATTGATGAAAATGGAAATCTCAGCCATCGAGAAGAAGTATCTGGGCTCGATGCTCTCGCGATTGCCCAAGCGACCCACAACTCAGGTGGCATTGTCATTGCTCAGGTCAAAGAAGTAGTTGCACCTGGACAGATTGATGCCCGTGACGTTGTCGTTCCTGCTCCATTGGTCGACTATGCCTTCGTTACCTCTGATGCTGCAACATACCATCGCCAGTCCCACAGCTTCCCAGAGTTCAACCCTGACTTGATCAGTGGGCATATGGCTGCTGAGAAGTTGGAAGAAGCATTTGCTGTTCAGGAAACCCCAGAACACCGTTTGGCAGTGGGCCAGCGTGGAATTTCGCTGGTTAAGAGCGGTGATGTCATCAATGTTGGTACAGGAATTCCAGCAGACACCGTAGGTAAAGCACTCGCTCTGTCAGGAATCCTCAACGAAGTACACCTCACCGTTGAATCTGGCACGTACAGCGGTCTGCCGTTAGGCGTGATCGATTTCGGATGCTCTATACATCCAGAAGCCATCATCGGCCATCCTCAGCAAATGGATTTCTACAACGGCGGGGGAGTGGACATCACCTTCATGGGTGCTGGACAAATCGATGGCAGCGGAGACATCAACGTTTCTCACTTAGGTGGAAAAGCAATCGGTTGTGGTGGATTCATGGACATTGTCGATGGAGCCAAAACAGTGTGTTTCCTTGTTTCTGCAGGTGGAAAACACAACAAGTACGTAGACAAAGTTTCCCAAGTGAGCTTCTCCGGCGTCCACACTCTGAAAAAGGGCACCAAGGTGTACGTAGCCACTGAGTTTTACCTTTTGCAGTTCACCGACAACGGCTGGGTGCTGCTTGAAGCCGAGGACACCCCGCAAGCCAAAGAAGCGCTTGCACGCATCCCATTTGACGTTAAGAAAGGTTAA
- a CDS encoding thiolase family protein, whose amino-acid sequence MMTDNKIVFLGGARTAVGTFGGTLAKVPTHELGAHAMKAALSRSNVPAEKIDEVIIGCVGQVGEEAFLARRIALKAGARDDSNAMTVNRLCGSGLQAVQSAALELRSGDSKYVVAGGAENMSLQPFLDYGARDGWRLGSRTLIDGTQSLVTDPFGNYPMGNTAEAVAAEFNVSRKDQDEFAAESQRRAAAAQEAGFFNEEIEAIEVKERHNTVIFDKDEHPRAGSTFEKLSTLRPAFIKDGTVTAGNSSGINDAAAALVMTTASTAHDDGLSPIGELVAFARAGIRPEIMGYAPKLATERVLEKAGLTTEDMDWIEVNEAFAAQAVAVVRDLGLDPEKVNPLGGAIALGHPVGATGSILTLRTLIQMKRTGGELGLITMCIGGGQAVAAIVRVLN is encoded by the coding sequence ATCATGACTGACAATAAAATCGTATTCCTCGGTGGTGCTCGCACAGCGGTAGGCACCTTCGGTGGAACTCTTGCAAAGGTTCCCACTCATGAGCTCGGCGCACACGCCATGAAAGCAGCATTGTCTCGTTCGAATGTTCCTGCAGAAAAGATTGACGAAGTCATCATTGGCTGTGTTGGTCAGGTTGGTGAAGAAGCATTCTTAGCTCGTCGCATAGCTCTTAAGGCCGGTGCGCGCGATGATTCCAATGCCATGACCGTCAACCGCTTGTGTGGCTCCGGATTGCAAGCAGTACAGTCTGCAGCACTTGAACTGCGTTCTGGAGATTCCAAGTATGTCGTCGCCGGTGGCGCAGAGAACATGTCGTTGCAGCCATTCCTTGATTATGGCGCTCGCGACGGATGGCGATTGGGTAGCCGTACGCTCATCGATGGCACCCAATCTCTCGTCACTGATCCTTTTGGAAACTATCCCATGGGCAACACCGCTGAAGCTGTAGCTGCAGAGTTCAACGTCTCCCGCAAAGACCAGGATGAGTTCGCCGCTGAATCACAACGTCGCGCAGCAGCAGCTCAAGAAGCTGGCTTCTTCAACGAAGAAATCGAAGCCATTGAGGTCAAGGAACGCCACAATACCGTCATTTTCGACAAAGATGAGCACCCTCGTGCAGGCAGCACGTTTGAAAAACTCAGCACCCTTCGTCCTGCTTTCATCAAAGACGGAACCGTCACCGCTGGAAACTCATCTGGCATCAATGACGCCGCAGCTGCCCTGGTCATGACCACTGCAAGCACCGCCCATGATGATGGCCTTTCACCAATCGGCGAGCTTGTTGCATTCGCCCGTGCCGGTATCCGACCAGAGATCATGGGATACGCCCCAAAGCTCGCGACTGAACGCGTTCTAGAAAAAGCAGGTCTGACCACCGAAGATATGGACTGGATTGAGGTCAATGAGGCTTTCGCTGCTCAAGCCGTGGCAGTTGTTCGAGATCTCGGTTTGGATCCTGAAAAAGTCAACCCACTCGGAGGTGCAATTGCACTCGGCCACCCGGTTGGTGCAACGGGATCAATTCTCACCCTTCGTACTCTCATCCAGATGAAACGAACCGGTGGAGAGCTCGGTCTGATCACCATGTGTATTGGTGGAGGACAAGCCGTCGCAGCGATTGTTCGTGTTCTTAACTAA
- a CDS encoding MFS transporter produces MSHSVNNASPTRSAEDPRLPGIVSRNYRKLMPILVLAYIIAFIDRTNIGMVKEELDVHVGISAAAFGLGAGLFFVAYAFLEIPSNLIMHKVGARFWIARIMLTWGILSMAMAFVWNEASFYVLRILLGAAEAGLYPGIILYITYWFPKKERAKAIGVFLLGVSLANIIGAPLAGLLLQMHGFLGLHGYQWMFIIEGAPAVLLCFWVWFRLPNGPREAKWMSEDEKNLLIDVLKQEDTGEKTEHGGLRALGPVLKDLQIWLVVLIYFAHQIAVYSLSYFLPSMIRSYNDSMDPLTVGLITALPWIAAAIGSVLLPRFATNTSRARMLVSGGMILIAGGLFIAARSGFVVAVVGFCISAFMLFVIQSVLFTFPSNRMSGAAAASGIAFINTCGLIGGFIGPTVMGSLEESTGNQLAGLWFIMVFALIAAALAWLLKYKSSDEHTPALAQPTTTLH; encoded by the coding sequence ATGTCTCATTCAGTTAATAACGCTTCGCCAACTCGAAGCGCTGAAGATCCCCGTCTTCCCGGAATTGTCAGCCGCAATTACCGCAAGCTCATGCCGATTCTCGTGTTGGCATACATCATCGCTTTCATTGACCGCACCAATATCGGCATGGTCAAAGAAGAGCTCGACGTTCACGTAGGCATTTCCGCTGCGGCCTTCGGTCTCGGCGCTGGTCTGTTCTTTGTTGCATATGCCTTCCTAGAGATTCCTTCAAACCTCATCATGCATAAGGTCGGCGCCAGGTTCTGGATTGCCCGAATCATGCTGACGTGGGGCATTCTGTCCATGGCAATGGCCTTCGTATGGAATGAAGCATCCTTCTACGTGCTTCGAATCTTGCTGGGTGCCGCAGAAGCCGGTCTTTACCCAGGCATCATCTTGTACATCACCTACTGGTTCCCTAAAAAGGAACGTGCAAAAGCAATTGGTGTCTTCCTCCTTGGTGTGTCCCTCGCTAACATCATCGGCGCACCCCTTGCTGGCCTCCTCCTGCAAATGCATGGTTTCCTTGGACTCCACGGTTACCAGTGGATGTTCATTATTGAGGGCGCACCAGCAGTTCTCCTGTGCTTCTGGGTGTGGTTCCGCCTCCCTAACGGACCACGCGAGGCTAAGTGGATGAGCGAAGATGAAAAAAATTTGCTTATCGACGTCCTCAAGCAGGAAGACACCGGCGAGAAGACCGAGCATGGTGGTCTGCGTGCCCTTGGCCCAGTCCTCAAGGATCTACAAATCTGGCTCGTAGTTCTGATCTACTTTGCTCACCAAATTGCGGTGTACTCACTCTCGTACTTCCTGCCATCCATGATTCGCAGCTACAACGACAGCATGGATCCGCTGACGGTTGGTCTCATCACCGCTCTGCCGTGGATCGCTGCAGCAATTGGTTCTGTTTTGCTCCCACGCTTTGCCACCAACACCTCCCGCGCTCGCATGCTGGTCTCTGGAGGCATGATCCTCATCGCAGGTGGCCTGTTTATTGCCGCTCGATCTGGCTTTGTAGTCGCAGTTGTCGGATTCTGTATCTCTGCGTTCATGCTGTTCGTGATCCAGTCCGTCCTGTTTACCTTCCCGTCTAATCGCATGTCCGGTGCTGCTGCAGCATCCGGCATCGCATTCATCAACACCTGTGGTCTTATCGGTGGCTTCATTGGTCCAACAGTCATGGGATCACTCGAAGAGTCCACTGGTAACCAGCTTGCAGGTCTCTGGTTCATCATGGTCTTTGCGCTTATCGCTGCCGCTCTTGCTTGGCTGCTTAAGTACAAATCCTCCGACGAGCACACTCCTGCACTTGCACAACCAACCACTACTCTCCACTAA
- a CDS encoding glycerate kinase — protein sequence MKFVLAPDSFKESLSSLDAVEALAAGIQEVYPHAHITKVPMADGGEGTCEVITNILGGEFISINVHDPLGAATTARFGFVAQSKTAIIEVAEAIGIHLIEAEARDIWAAQSFGVGELLTEALNQGAQKIILGLGGTVTNDGGAGMLSALGVQFKDKNGNTLDPTPRNLSACTSLDTSDLDPRWRTVEIILASDVTSPATGKEGATYIFGPQKGATPDSLEELDKSIATLVRALELHTGKAIDSLPGAGAAGALPIGLFALFSADMTPGADLILDLVKFDDLCTPDSFVLTGEGRIDNQTAVGKGPARVASRAKAQGSKVFAFGGLIDSSSTELTPALFDAIIPINRDVGDLKTALESAGPNLSRAAAMSCSILEAAQSEGAIS from the coding sequence ATGAAATTCGTCCTTGCACCAGATTCCTTCAAAGAATCACTGTCGTCCCTTGACGCAGTCGAAGCTCTCGCAGCCGGTATCCAGGAGGTGTATCCACATGCTCATATAACGAAGGTGCCTATGGCTGATGGAGGTGAAGGAACCTGCGAGGTAATCACAAATATTCTTGGTGGGGAGTTCATCAGTATTAATGTCCATGATCCGCTCGGTGCTGCCACCACAGCGCGTTTCGGATTCGTTGCGCAATCCAAGACAGCAATTATTGAAGTTGCAGAAGCAATTGGAATCCATCTCATCGAAGCTGAAGCTCGAGATATTTGGGCTGCACAATCCTTCGGAGTGGGGGAGCTCCTAACTGAAGCACTCAACCAAGGTGCCCAAAAGATCATTCTAGGCCTCGGTGGTACGGTCACTAATGATGGTGGCGCCGGAATGCTGTCAGCTCTCGGTGTGCAATTCAAAGACAAAAACGGCAACACCCTCGATCCGACTCCACGGAACCTTTCTGCCTGCACATCGCTTGATACTTCAGACCTTGATCCCAGGTGGAGAACTGTAGAAATCATTTTGGCCAGCGACGTCACCTCTCCCGCAACGGGGAAAGAGGGCGCAACATATATCTTTGGGCCGCAAAAGGGAGCAACTCCAGATTCCCTGGAAGAGCTAGACAAATCCATTGCCACGCTAGTGCGAGCCCTTGAATTACACACTGGCAAAGCGATTGATAGCCTTCCAGGCGCTGGAGCTGCAGGAGCATTGCCCATCGGATTATTCGCGCTTTTCAGCGCAGATATGACTCCCGGTGCGGATCTCATTCTCGATCTCGTGAAGTTCGATGACTTGTGCACGCCTGACAGTTTTGTTTTAACTGGTGAAGGTCGCATCGATAACCAAACTGCAGTCGGCAAGGGACCCGCTCGAGTTGCATCGCGAGCCAAAGCCCAAGGATCAAAAGTCTTCGCCTTCGGTGGCCTAATTGATTCCTCTTCGACAGAACTCACGCCTGCGCTTTTCGACGCCATCATCCCGATCAACCGTGACGTAGGGGACTTAAAAACTGCCCTTGAAAGCGCTGGCCCAAACCTCTCTAGGGCGGCAGCAATGAGCTGCAGCATTCTCGAGGCGGCTCAATCGGAAGGAGCAATCTCATGA
- a CDS encoding class I adenylate-forming enzyme family protein, whose protein sequence is MIKGNTVWSPSVLAPSVPEIDLDTYQKRCATAPMGLYDALVRTAEKFPEKVALELEDKSSLTFAQLLEQTHTFSAQLASLGIRENSRVGLLLDNNPQIFIALYAVNQLGAIAVVLPGKLRTPALIELLNCSAPDITVVDISGMDELSSFGHRVVSVEEVKKVDITHRAVTAHPNPGRVALMMFTSGTSGTPKAVAISNANVTNAALSYEFIFHLDENDKLIFGVPLYHVTGIIAIIAQVTFSACTLYLQRRFSPLEFLEWAKEVRATYIHASPTVFELLLRSWPKGLEIPSIRVLACGAASMPTSRILRLKKKLPHAAFRTIYGLTETTSPATIFPSDAASSEFIGSSGWPIPGNEIRIVDDSGREVAPGEVGEIEVKGATVCLGYLNDQGVVDQIDSLKTGDLGYLNEHGLLYVVDRRKDQINRGGEKVYPHIVEEALNNVDGVVDACVVALPDELYGEVPGAIFVGKSQLSIDTLCIELKKSLASFAIPSLLLQVDEIPKTAGLKADKNAARELLQQKSM, encoded by the coding sequence ATGATTAAAGGAAATACTGTATGGTCACCATCGGTTCTCGCTCCAAGTGTTCCTGAGATTGACCTGGACACGTACCAAAAACGCTGTGCGACTGCGCCAATGGGCCTTTACGACGCGCTGGTTCGTACTGCCGAAAAGTTTCCTGAAAAGGTTGCATTGGAACTTGAGGATAAAAGCTCTCTTACTTTTGCTCAATTACTCGAACAAACTCATACTTTTTCAGCCCAACTTGCCTCGCTAGGCATTCGGGAGAACTCTCGTGTCGGGTTACTTCTCGACAACAACCCCCAAATCTTCATTGCCCTCTATGCAGTCAACCAGCTGGGTGCAATCGCAGTAGTGCTGCCCGGAAAACTGCGTACACCTGCATTGATTGAGCTTCTCAACTGCTCAGCACCAGATATCACTGTCGTTGATATTTCCGGTATGGACGAGCTTTCCAGCTTCGGCCATCGTGTTGTTTCGGTCGAAGAAGTCAAAAAAGTAGACATAACCCACCGCGCTGTCACTGCCCATCCAAACCCTGGCAGGGTCGCGTTGATGATGTTCACTTCCGGCACATCAGGCACACCAAAAGCCGTGGCGATTTCGAATGCGAACGTCACCAACGCTGCCTTGAGTTACGAGTTCATCTTCCATCTTGATGAAAATGACAAGCTCATTTTCGGGGTTCCGCTTTATCATGTCACCGGAATCATCGCGATCATCGCACAGGTAACCTTCTCTGCCTGCACACTGTATCTCCAACGCCGATTCTCACCGTTGGAATTTCTAGAATGGGCGAAGGAGGTCAGAGCCACCTATATCCATGCATCTCCAACCGTTTTTGAGTTGCTACTCCGATCTTGGCCGAAAGGTTTGGAAATCCCATCGATCCGTGTCCTTGCTTGCGGAGCGGCGAGCATGCCTACATCGCGAATTTTACGATTGAAAAAGAAGCTTCCACATGCTGCTTTTCGGACAATCTATGGACTCACGGAAACCACATCACCCGCGACAATATTCCCATCCGATGCGGCATCTTCGGAATTTATCGGATCTTCAGGCTGGCCGATTCCAGGCAACGAAATTCGCATTGTAGATGATTCGGGTAGGGAAGTAGCACCGGGCGAAGTCGGTGAGATCGAAGTTAAGGGCGCCACTGTGTGCCTTGGTTACCTCAATGACCAGGGAGTTGTGGATCAGATTGATTCTCTAAAAACCGGCGATCTTGGTTACCTCAACGAACACGGGCTGCTCTACGTTGTGGATCGTCGGAAGGATCAAATCAATCGTGGTGGCGAAAAGGTGTATCCACACATCGTCGAAGAGGCCCTCAATAATGTCGACGGCGTCGTTGATGCCTGCGTAGTTGCATTACCTGATGAGCTTTATGGCGAGGTTCCCGGCGCGATCTTTGTAGGTAAATCGCAGCTGTCGATTGACACGCTATGCATTGAGCTCAAGAAAAGTTTGGCGAGCTTCGCAATTCCATCCCTATTACTCCAGGTTGATGAAATCCCTAAAACTGCTGGACTAAAGGCCGACAAGAATGCAGCCCGCGAATTGTTACAACAGAAATCTATGTAA
- the thiD gene encoding bifunctional hydroxymethylpyrimidine kinase/phosphomethylpyrimidine kinase, which produces MVNFAFVIAGSEATGGAGIQVDLKTFQHLNVYGIGAITCLVAFDPKDSWNHRFVPVDAQVIANQIEAATAAHDLDVVKIGMLGTPATIDTVATALEENKFKHVVLDPVLICKGQEPGAALDTDTALRAKVLPQATVVTPNNFEATTLSGLDKLETVEDLKEAARLIHEQGPQYVVVKGGIDFPGDNAVDVLFDGTDYHVFSEPKIGDERVSGAGCTFAAVITAELAKGAAVVDAVATAKRVVTRAVQDAVASNAPFTSVWLAEDNK; this is translated from the coding sequence GTGGTTAATTTCGCTTTCGTAATTGCAGGTTCAGAAGCTACCGGCGGCGCCGGCATCCAGGTCGACCTTAAGACCTTCCAGCACCTTAACGTTTATGGCATCGGGGCAATCACCTGCCTCGTAGCCTTTGATCCCAAGGACAGTTGGAATCACCGTTTTGTGCCGGTTGACGCGCAGGTTATCGCCAACCAGATTGAGGCTGCTACTGCAGCGCACGATCTAGACGTGGTCAAGATTGGCATGCTGGGCACCCCAGCGACTATTGATACCGTTGCGACCGCCCTGGAAGAGAACAAGTTCAAGCACGTCGTTCTTGATCCCGTGCTGATTTGCAAGGGTCAGGAGCCTGGTGCGGCACTTGATACCGATACCGCTTTGCGCGCCAAGGTGCTGCCACAGGCAACCGTGGTTACTCCAAACAACTTCGAGGCCACTACCCTATCCGGCCTGGACAAGCTAGAAACCGTCGAAGACCTAAAGGAAGCTGCGCGCCTGATTCACGAGCAGGGACCTCAGTATGTTGTGGTCAAGGGCGGCATTGACTTCCCAGGTGACAACGCAGTGGACGTGCTTTTCGACGGCACCGACTACCACGTGTTCTCTGAGCCCAAGATCGGCGACGAGCGAGTTTCCGGCGCAGGCTGCACCTTCGCAGCTGTTATTACCGCAGAGCTTGCGAAGGGCGCTGCTGTCGTGGACGCCGTTGCCACCGCAAAGCGTGTGGTTACCCGTGCGGTTCAGGATGCTGTTGCATCCAACGCGCCGTTCACCTCTGTGTGGTTGGCTGAGGACAATAAGTAG
- a CDS encoding MFS transporter codes for MKNALRGLKQAHRYSWVSLIVCWLIWVLNAYDREIVLRLGPSISETFNLSPDAWGVMAALIMISLAILPIPGSAMSDKFGGGHKRAKFQVPLIIGVTAMSFISGFKFISHNIVSFFALRVGVNLGSGWAEPVGVSNTAEWWPKERRGFALGVHHTGYPIGSLLSGLGAALALTWFGSEGWSYAFFFTLVVAVPVMLFWVKYSTVDKIDELYADIESKGLTPPEIISSEDERPKGLLKKVLATPRITVTAVTTMLTQIVYMGVNTVLPLYLYNVVGLSLAESAAMSVVFAFTGIIGQVLWPTLSDFIGRKTTIIVCGVWMSVSVACLYFATNSLMVVIVQLAFGLVANAVWPIYYAAASDAAPEGATSTANGVITTAMFIGGGLSPIIMGRLVGFGGGWESPTGYIYTFLFMAGCALIGALIQLFVKQEKKANSVAAADSNSVETETV; via the coding sequence TTGAAAAATGCATTGAGAGGACTAAAACAAGCACACCGCTATTCTTGGGTATCCCTGATTGTTTGTTGGCTCATCTGGGTGTTGAATGCCTATGATCGCGAAATTGTTTTGCGTTTGGGACCATCAATTTCGGAGACATTCAATCTTTCCCCAGACGCTTGGGGTGTAATGGCAGCACTGATCATGATTTCTTTGGCTATTCTGCCGATCCCAGGCTCGGCAATGAGTGACAAATTTGGTGGTGGACACAAGCGTGCCAAGTTCCAGGTTCCTCTGATTATCGGCGTTACTGCGATGTCCTTCATTTCTGGATTCAAGTTCATTAGCCACAACATCGTGTCATTCTTTGCTCTTCGTGTTGGTGTGAATTTGGGATCTGGTTGGGCAGAGCCAGTCGGAGTAAGCAATACGGCGGAGTGGTGGCCGAAGGAACGACGCGGATTCGCATTGGGTGTTCACCACACTGGATACCCAATTGGATCTCTGCTTTCTGGCCTAGGAGCAGCACTTGCCCTTACATGGTTCGGTAGCGAAGGTTGGTCGTACGCCTTTTTCTTCACGTTGGTTGTTGCTGTTCCTGTGATGCTTTTTTGGGTGAAGTACTCAACTGTGGACAAAATTGATGAGCTGTATGCGGATATTGAATCCAAAGGCTTAACACCGCCAGAGATCATCAGCAGTGAAGACGAGCGTCCTAAAGGCCTTCTCAAGAAGGTCCTCGCGACACCTCGCATCACCGTCACCGCAGTGACCACCATGTTGACTCAGATTGTGTACATGGGTGTGAACACCGTTCTTCCGCTGTACTTGTACAACGTTGTCGGTCTTTCACTTGCCGAATCTGCGGCGATGAGCGTGGTCTTCGCCTTCACTGGCATCATCGGCCAAGTTTTGTGGCCAACATTGTCGGACTTCATCGGACGTAAAACCACCATCATCGTGTGTGGCGTGTGGATGTCTGTCAGCGTTGCTTGTTTGTACTTTGCTACAAATTCCCTCATGGTTGTTATTGTTCAGCTCGCGTTTGGACTCGTGGCTAACGCAGTGTGGCCTATCTACTACGCTGCAGCCTCCGATGCTGCCCCTGAAGGAGCTACCTCAACAGCTAATGGTGTTATCACAACGGCGATGTTTATTGGGGGTGGATTATCTCCAATCATCATGGGTAGGTTGGTTGGCTTCGGAGGCGGATGGGAATCCCCTACTGGGTACATCTACACCTTCCTGTTTATGGCTGGTTGCGCATTAATTGGCGCCTTAATCCAGCTGTTTGTGAAGCAAGAGAAGAAAGCGAATTCAGTGGCTGCAGCGGACAGTAATTCAGTGGAAACTGAGACTGTCTAG